The Carassius carassius chromosome 32, fCarCar2.1, whole genome shotgun sequence DNA window CTTTAAAGGCCATCATGAAATGTATGATTTTATCATCTTCAGCTGAATGAATTTTCTCAATTAAGAGATTCTTTTATTAATCTAACACAGGCATGTTGTTCAGGATGGTAAAACTCAGACTACTCAACACGATTGCACCTGCATACTTCTATACTGCAACCGTGGTCACATtcatcctccacctcctcctcttcATGCCCACTGTTTTCCGAAGTCCAGATTTGGCGCTAAATCTCACCATGCTGGTCCACATCGCTGTCTTTCTCTTCCTCATGGGGAACGCATTGGGTAATTACACGATGACTATATGGTACCCATCTGAGAGTGCCAACGAGACAGCAATTCCAGTCTGTTCCCCCGACTGCCCGGACCGAATTGACGCCCACTACCTCCTGAATGGACGCCACTTCTGTAAAGTGTGTAAGAAAGTGATTCTAAAACGGGATCACCACTGCTTTTTCACAGGAAACTGTATTGGGAATAGGAACATGCGCTACTTTATTATGTTCAGCATCTATACGTCCTGCTGTTGTCTGTATTCGTTGGTAATCGGGGTGGCGTATCTTACCATGGAATACTCCGTTTCCTTTGAGAACCCACTGACGTTCCTCACGCTCCTACCGCTCTCGACAGGTTACTTCTTCCTAGGTAGGTTTCATTTTGTCTGCTTGAGGCTTTCCTAGTTCAAATATCCTTGAGaagaacatttttttcttttctcccctCAGGTTTTATTTCAGGTCTCCAGTTCTTTCTGGTTATAATGCTGTACGTCTGGCTGGGTATCGGACTGGTTAGCGCCGGTTTCTGCTGTCAGCAGCTTCTACTAGTAGCCCGAGGGCAGACCTGGTGCGAGTTGCAGAAAGGGCAGCTGTCAGAGAGTCATGGGACCTGGCGTGCCAACCTGACTGATGTTTTCGGTTCCCGTTGGGCTCTAGGCCTTTTCCTGCCAGTTCAGACTGTTGAGACCGTACCTGGGAACTGGCAGGTCTACCATGATCACAAACATGACTGAAAGGCCAAGAATTTGCCATATCAGTGTGTTCATCATGATTTGACCCATGTCGACCAGTTATTAAATGTGAGAAGGGCTTCAGTGCAAATGATCTACCTTTTCAGTGGATTTCTGTCAACGCTGCGCAAATTAGGAGAGCGTTATGTCACAAAGAGGTTGTAACACCCATATCTATGTCTATCAGCACTGTGTTGAAACTCAATTTCAGCCCTAGTTCAGGCCAGCAGTGATTAGCAGCGGTAACATCAGAGAAGGAGGCCGGGATTAAAGGTTGGATGTGCATTTACAAAACAACGCACACTAAGTAATCAGCACACTATTACACAACACAAGTGGCCTGCTAAAATATGGGTGACATTtagtttgaattgaattgaataaaattgaattgaaatggCCACACACCACAGAAAGTTCAATTGTAACTTAAATAGAAATTtacttgcaattaaaaaaaaccaCAGGCAATGCAtaaatactaaaactgaaaaagaagaaaaaaaacttaaaggcTTAAAACTTGAATGAAATTAAttcttttattcaacaagaatgcatttctactttaaataattgctgttcatttgaactttataTACATCATCCATATGGTTTACACAGAAATATATCAGCAGAACATTGATCAtatgaaaaagttatttaaaattttaatattatcctaatattactgtttttacagtatttttgatcaaataaaagcagccttagTCTTCACATACTTAGCATTTCTATTTAAACATATGAACTTCTTTGAATTCCAATTATTTTAATCCCACTACTATTCTATATTCATGTTTCTGAAATGTAAATTCATCCTGTTTGCTTcctcaattaaaattaatttcagttaacTTCAACAGGACCAGATTTACATTTTCAATTTCTGAAAAGCACATACGTTTGTACTTAATAACATCATTTTTCTAAAAATGTGTGATATTTAATATCACTAAAAAGTTATTGATCGtgacaaatttatttaaatattataatcaaTTCTAATTACTTATTACTTTATtagttataaaaacagttattatacTTGATTGCAGGATAATTTCCTGTTACTTACAGTTAATGGCAGATATTGTGTGGTTTTGtcattaaccacttcagctgttattttgattttttgagaattaggcatatgcaatattggacccacgggtgggtccccagagttgatgtggttaaggcCTGCAGAAAGAATTAAATTGTATTTCCCATAGAGGACAGATTAACTAAAACATGTTGATTTACAGCACGATTAAACCAAGCAGTAAATTTGTGCTCATTTCTTTCTTTGCGATCTGTCCAACATGGACAAAGTAATTAGTAATAATGGAGGGTCACTGTTCTGTAACTGAAACCCTCTTATAAAACAGCAATCCATTATGAAGTTTCATGtcagcattttaatttttataagtgCACGCTTACAATTGCTCTGCTCTCAGTCCTGTTTGATATTTTGAAACTTGGCCCTCAACATCCTTTGGCTGCAGTTGAAATGAGGTTCATATCTTATCAAAATATCCTTCACGTCCATCTTGACTGGATCAGATGTCTTGGATTAAATGCAGGTTAGTTGTTCAGAAGCTGGAGTTTATTCTGCTATCTCAACTTagattatattttcatataatcaTTTTCTACCATCTTTTTAGTCTTATATTGTTGTGGATGAATATTATGTTTCTGTATTTGATGCATGAAAAATATGGCATGCAATGATGATATTTTTCTGTGATTGATTTATTTGTAACTGATTAGGTTACCACCAATATGGTTATATAAAATGACGTTAACCAATCAACTTTAATCTTAAAACGTGttaatttatgatttattgaACAAATTGTTCAAACTTAAAATAACTAATAATCAGGGCAcagctttaatatatattttaaatgccttTATTTTTGAAGGCACATAAAAAGTCAAATGACACCTACAGAATACAAAACTGCACTTGGCTAAAACCAAACAAGACTATTGCATAGATTTATACAGCAAAAATGTCTCATTTAGGATCGGGTTCTGATAAAGCAACACAATATGTTTATAATTTTGGAAAGCAAAtacaaatgcaatacagaaaaCGACGATATAAAAACAAATGCTATCACATTCATTCAGTGCATTCATTACTTCACTAAACCTGCTGACCTCTGTCATCAAAGCTTATTAGTACGTGCTTTTCAAACACAATAAACCATCTGTATGCAAGCAGTATGACAGATtgcaacagaaaaataaaataaaatgtacattgcCAATTTGGCTCATTCACATCCAAACCTACTGACAATCACAACCTCAATTATGAATGTACACTCACTTAATAATACAACAAGGCATTACAAATAACAACCACATCTGAAGTGCTTCTTCAAATACATTCTGACCAGCACAAATGGTTATTAATACCCTTACTCTTAACGTCCATTGGTCTTTCTCATAGATAACAACAAGAATATTTACTTGGAGATgcattgtgaccctggaccacaaaaccagtctaaagtcgctggggtatatttgtagcaatagccaatacattgtatgggtctaattattattattttatgccaaaagccaaaaatcattagtatattaagtaaagatcatgttccatgaagatattttgtaaatttcctactgtaaatacattaaaacttaaattttgattagtaatatgcattgctaagaacttcattgggacaacttcaaaggctattttttcattattattattaattttttgttttgcagattccaaattttcaaatagttgtatctcggttaaatattgtctgatcctaacggaccatacatcaatggaaagtgcatttattcagctttcatgatgtataaatctcaattgaaaaatttacccttatgacttaaaggttttgtggtccagggtcacatttgagaacacattaaacacatacaaacaatattattataaacacatttttacaaattGTCAAATATTCACAAGGATGATACtgaatttcacattttcatctgaataaaaaaaaatatatatcattactGTGCACTTATAAGTACTCATATCGTTATCATTTGTTAAAGACATTTTTTAGTTATAGTGATTAGaaaaaaacttttccattttGTTCGATTCGGAGCGGAAATATTTTTGCATTCCAGCTCTGGTTTTCCAAGGCCTTCTTTCCAAATAGTAACCAATTAGATTGAAATACCAAAACGGTTAATAGCGTTCTTTTCAAATTGAGTTTGCTAATAAACTCTGAATCACTGTATCACTTTATTTAGAAAAAGGTGCAACTGTAACCTAAATACTGTCTTTATATACTTTTGAAACAAGGATAAAGATGACTTACATTGGATAGATAACAGTTGGAGTGATAACTAGACTTCACAGAAGGCTCAAATCTTTCATGTTTCCTACTGATATTATGACAAGATGCTGAAAATTTGCTAAGCGCCTGATTAGAAAAGTGGCGGTTGGAGAAAAGGTGGTTATTCCAGAAAACCACGGAATACAACAGCTGAAATAATCAAATCCGAACCTGCTACTACACCATACAACCCACATCTGTGATATCCCGCTCTGCAGCCCTTACAGAGTCCACAGGTGTCTATCTACTCGCTGTTTCCAGAGTTCTGG harbors:
- the LOC132113281 gene encoding palmitoyltransferase ZDHHC22-like produces the protein MLFRMVKLRLLNTIAPAYFYTATVVTFILHLLLFMPTVFRSPDLALNLTMLVHIAVFLFLMGNALGNYTMTIWYPSESANETAIPVCSPDCPDRIDAHYLLNGRHFCKVCKKVILKRDHHCFFTGNCIGNRNMRYFIMFSIYTSCCCLYSLVIGVAYLTMEYSVSFENPLTFLTLLPLSTGYFFLGFISGLQFFLVIMLYVWLGIGLVSAGFCCQQLLLVARGQTWCELQKGQLSESHGTWRANLTDVFGSRWALGLFLPVQTVETVPGNWQVYHDHKHD